The Dermacentor silvarum isolate Dsil-2018 chromosome 11, BIME_Dsil_1.4, whole genome shotgun sequence region TTTACGCATATCCAAATTCCTGCAAAGCTCTTGCGTCTGCTCTGAGCAGTCGTTTCCGCTCCGAGATGGATCGTTCCTCGCCACATGGTGGCTTGTACAGGGGGGAGGGCAGGAGCCCTCTTTGCCTTATCTTATCAGTGCCTCTCAAGAGGGGCCCGAAGCTGAACAAATTGTGTTATCAGCCGCCTGCCCCGTGGGCTGTTTGCAGTCACCTGTACCTTGCTTCTTCTTGGGTCTGCTGGCGGcattggcggcggcggcgccttCCCACTGTCTCTCGAAAGAATGTGCGCTGGCGCTCTCTCGAACTGACCTCTGCTCCTTTGGCATCGCTTCCTTCTCGGAGGAGGCACTCGAGATGACAGCAGCTCCTGCGAGTGGCGGTCATCTCCCCTCtcccattctctctctctctctgcatggTGGACGGCTTCGAATCTGGGTAGACGAGAAGAGGAGGAGGGAAAGGAGTGGAGTCGGTCACCCTCGTCGTCTGAAGCAAGCCGGCAGTATCTCGCTTGCCTTTCCACTCCTCTTTCATTGTCTTTTTGTCCTCTGCCTGTGCTCGCCGTTGGTTCTCCGGTGCCGCTTCTGTCGTTGCCATTCAAGGAAGTCTCCGGTGATTTTTGCGTCGAGTGGCTGCTATCCACCTGATGAGAGCGCtgattctctctcttttttttattttttgctactACTTGGTGTGCAAAAGAAAGAAGGATCAAGAAATCGGACCAGCAGCCTCTCAACCTGTTCTTGAGGAAGCAACCACTTTGCTGCTTCTGGTATTCTTGTAGTTATCTTGTTTCTTTCTAATCTGCCCTGCGGTACTTCTTCAAGGTAACCTCATTGAGCTTCCCTGTCCTATTGGCTCATTGCCAAGGCCTTGATGGCTTTCAGTGGgagatttctaaaaaaaaagtttttttgtaTGGCCCGGAAGGCATGTTGGGTGTTTTTGTGCAATGGGCATATGCTTTGCTGTTGCTTCTGCTGTTGTCTGTATTGCTCCCTGCTTTGCAATTCTGTGCTCACTGCACTTTGTCTGATTATGCTTCAGTCATAGCGGACACTTAGTGCCTGGAGGTAGGCAAACTGTTGAACAGAGTTCAGTCTATTCCAGGCATTTCACATTAATGGCAGCTTTTTGCCGGAGGCACTGTGGGTTTCCTTGTCAATTACAATAGCTTGCTACCAAAGATTGCTAGCTATAGTGGATACTATTTGATCTCGTTCTGGTGAGTT contains the following coding sequences:
- the LOC125941240 gene encoding uncharacterized protein LOC125941240; translated protein: MATTEAAPENQRRAQAEDKKTMKEEWKGKRDTAGLLQTTRVTDSTPFPPPLLVYPDSKPSTMQRERENGRGEMTATRRSCCHLECLLREGSDAKGAEVSSRERQRTFFRETVGRRRRRQCRQQTQEEASARLRHHINATPHLEDHFNPRTRQFWVQRYRSLKRISAEKCVTSERLD